In the Nilaparvata lugens isolate BPH chromosome 9, ASM1435652v1, whole genome shotgun sequence genome, one interval contains:
- the LOC111057936 gene encoding myogenesis-regulating glycosidase-like isoform X3, whose protein sequence is MSAVGVATTQATRSATVSCRRQPTTKRMTMRRRGVGGAAEEEEEDWLRRDRGGAVPPSEYHTYRPLHAILTSTPTASGSYEITWVPVRNARKKSVMPMVHRGAQGDSQETIEIPDHSPGNSITSINSISSLLKEKLVMSFPRVLKKRRKPKEYKLQSFVAMLFLSISFLVGFAHVFYHQQVLQRAYFDRIRFNKEERLVRVFDSESGQIALGYLGVQLPDTDRVFHCLPNQQKSDGSVCMEWLNHARLYLNYRESAGLRCYHITWTSLQPAEFPTDCYEDGGDYGHWYGGGRTLGMAWPVELGRVEMSAFVTGHVGRHRWGSVLKRYFINSRGVAIAVDANTPLYVSINDDEKTRLCLQARYDDFAYIRPSADSLAVLNYSVCTSSNMKQLHSSLSEKSLWDGLKRSDVEVVHSLLTEPVWQIAPLSPSLLTEQAVINYTEAVIGLGFLRQGHVLLNEFWQTEVGDFTVDEERFPTMEKTIDIFHRRGFRIALSIQPYISTESINFAPAVRQGLLVTERGRKHRRVPALTSYKSVASAGMLDITNNQSTPWLLDKLNQLRQNYHIDSFYLDLGTAHDMPQYYRMERNLTNPDHYKQLLTAAILSGQLSVLGVSGAVARPPAPVFVSLPSLPSTWESLQVIIPTVLTYGIIGYPFLLPGPVGGDYLIESPFRDSLIKGNLTAEFSQPDTSRPEQSSFLPVKELYIRWLQLATFLPVIRYSHLPSDYVDSPDVLAQAKQLTALRQKIINPLLKKYAEEALDWGAPLIRPLWMLDPSDSACHLVVDEFSLGDELLVAPILSPQQHEREVYLPAGVWKDGIDGSLRKGSRWIHNYKVPLEKIAHFLKMPDNTRF, encoded by the exons GGTGCCGGTCCGGAATGCGAGGAAAAAATCAGTAATGCCAATGGTGCATAGGGGGGCACAAGGCGACTCCCAGGAAACTATTGAAATACCAGACCATTCTCCCGGCAACTCAATCACCAGTATCAACTCCATATCGAGTCTACTCAAGGAGAAGCTGGTA ATGTCATTTCCTCGAGTTCTCAAGAAGCGACGCAAACCGAAGGAATACAAATTACAGAGTTTTGTCGCTATGCTCTTCCTCTCAATATCATTCCTAGTGGGTTTTGCCCATGTTTTTTATCACCAACAAGTTTTGCAG AGAGCCTATTTCGATAGAATCCGATTCAATAAAGAGGAAAGACTTGTGCGTGTTTTCGACTCGGAAAGCGGACAGATTGCGCTAGGCTACCTAGGCGTCCAGCTACCTGATACCGACCGTGTGTTTCATTGTCTACCCAACCAACAAAA AAGTGACGGATCGGTGTGTATGGAATGGCTGAACCACGCCAGGCTCTACCTGAACTACAGGGAGAGTGCCGGTCTGCGCTGTTATCACATCACATGGACGAGTCTGCAGCCAGCTGAGTTCCCCACTGACTGCTACGAGGACGGAGGCGATTACGGCCATTG GTACGGCGGCGGACGCACACTGGGCATGGCCTGGCCGGTGGAGTTGGGCCGTGTGGAGATGTCGGCCTTTGTGACAGGCCACGTGGGCCGACACCGGTGGGGGTCAGTGCTCAAACGCTACTTCATCAACTCACGTGGGGTGGCCATTGCAGTCGACGCCAACACGCCGCTCTATGTCTCCATCAATGACGACGAGAAGACTAGGCTCTGTCTGCAG GCACGTTACGACGACTTCGCCTACATACGGCCGTCTGCAGACAGTTTGGCCGTACTCAACTATTCGGTGTGCACGTCATCCAACATGAAGCAGCTCCATTCGTCGCTGTCGGAGAAGTCGCTGTGGGACGGACTGAAACGGAGCGACGTCGAAGTAGTACACTCCCTGCTCACCGAGCCTGTCTGGCAAATAGCGCCACTGTCGCCATCTCTGCTCACTGAACAGGCGGTCATCAACTACACTGAAGCTGTAATCGGCCTTGGATTTCTCAGACAGG GTCACGTGCTGCTGAACGAGTTCTGGCAAACGGAGGTTGGTGATTTCACAGTTGATGAGGAACGATTCCCCACCATGGAGAAAACGATAGACATCTTTCATCGGAGAGGATTCCGTATTGCACTCTCCATCCAGCCCTACATATCGACCGAATCCATCAATTTCGCCCCAGCAGTGCGCCAGGGTCTTCTG GTGACAGAACGAGGTCGTAAGCACAGGCGAGTGCCGGCGTTGACCAGCTACAAGTCGGTGGCCAGTGCGGGGATGTTGGACATCACCAACAACCAAAGCACTCCCTGGCTGCTCGACAAGCTCAACCAACTCAGGCAAAACTATCACATCGACTCCTTCTACCTCGATCTGG GCACAGCACACGACATGCCGCAGTACTACCGGATGGAGCGCAACCTGACCAACCCTGACCACTACAAGCAGCTGTTGACGGCGGCCATCTTGAGTGGGCAACTCAGTGTGCTGGGGGTGTCGGGGGCAGTGGCTCGCCCCCCCGCACCCGTCTTTGTCAGCCTGCCCTCGTTGCCATCTACCTGGGAGTCTTTGCAG GTGATAATTCCGACAGTGCTGACTTATGGTATTATTGGGTATCCATTCCTGTTGCCTGGTCCTGTCGGGGGTGATTATCTCATTGAATCGCCTTTCCGAGACAGTCTAATCAAAG GAAACCTGACGGCGGAGTTCAGCCAACCGGATACAAGCCGGCCGGAGCAGAGCAGCTTCCTCCCTGTGAAGGAGCTCTACATCCGCTGGCTGCAGCTGGCCACCTTCCTGCCCGTCATCCGCTACTCCCATCTGCCCTCCGACTACGTCGACAGTCCCGATGTCCTGGCACAGGCCAAACAGCTCACAGCCCTCAGGCAGAAGATT ATCAACCCGTTGCTGAAGAAGTACGCGGAGGAGGCGTTGGACTGGGGTGCGCCGCTGATCCGCCCGCTGTGGATGCTCGACCCGTCCGACTCGGCGTGCCACTTGGTTGTTGACGAGTTCTCCCTCGGAGACGAGCTGCTAGTAGCGCCCATTCTCAGTCCTCAGCAGCACGAGCGCGAGGTCTACCTGCCGGCCGGCGTCTGGAAGGACGGCATCGACGGGAGTCTGCGGAAAGGCTCCAGGTGGATTCACAACTACAAGGTCCCGCTCGAGAAGATTGCTCATTTCCTCAAGATGCCCGACAATACACGCTTCTAG